A region from the Candidatus Electrothrix scaldis genome encodes:
- a CDS encoding HEAT repeat domain-containing protein codes for MQETLRKYAADLRSSEELIEAHRQEMNSEQDTREAIGILHSRGGWKEFELGKQLTESGNPEDRIIGADILSQLGLDKRSFHEESLAVLINLLRDPDHQVIHYAAIGLGHRNDARAIPPLVELAEHEDALVRFGVTFGLSCHDDEQAIAVLMQLCKDEDYDVRNWAMFDLACQTDMDGPEIREALAAGLQDVEAEIRGEALVGLARRKDARAFPAIVKEWAAHDVSILSIEAAEELADPDLVPHLMNLQESLEFTEDDQYFQDRIEDALMACEKNTEPVFDPGEDELEEE; via the coding sequence ATGCAAGAGACATTAAGGAAGTATGCAGCAGATTTGAGAAGCTCGGAAGAGCTGATTGAAGCTCATCGCCAGGAAATGAATTCTGAGCAGGATACCCGTGAGGCCATAGGTATCCTCCATTCTCGCGGCGGATGGAAGGAGTTTGAGCTGGGAAAACAGCTCACCGAGAGTGGGAATCCAGAGGATCGCATCATAGGGGCAGACATTCTTTCCCAGCTGGGTTTGGACAAACGCTCATTCCATGAGGAATCGCTTGCCGTCCTGATTAACCTGCTCCGTGACCCTGACCACCAGGTTATTCATTATGCCGCGATTGGTTTGGGTCATCGCAACGATGCCCGAGCCATTCCGCCCTTGGTTGAGTTGGCGGAGCATGAGGACGCTTTGGTACGCTTTGGCGTGACCTTCGGCCTCAGCTGTCATGATGACGAGCAGGCCATAGCCGTCTTGATGCAACTCTGCAAGGATGAGGACTATGATGTCCGCAACTGGGCCATGTTCGATCTTGCCTGCCAGACCGATATGGACGGACCGGAGATCCGCGAGGCCTTGGCTGCGGGCTTGCAGGATGTTGAGGCAGAGATTCGGGGTGAGGCTTTGGTTGGGCTGGCCAGGAGAAAGGACGCTCGGGCCTTTCCTGCCATAGTTAAGGAATGGGCAGCCCATGATGTCAGCATTCTGAGTATTGAAGCGGCTGAGGAACTGGCGGATCCTGACCTGGTGCCCCATCTGATGAACTTACAGGAAAGCCTGGAGTTCACCGAAGATGATCAGTATTTTCAGGACAGGATAGAAGATGCCCTGATGGCCTGTGAGAAAAATACCGAGCCTGTCTTTGATCCTGGTGAGGATGAGCTGGAAGAGGAGTGA
- a CDS encoding carbonic anhydrase family protein, whose amino-acid sequence MKKIMSAVTAALTLLAGNALASGGHWGYTGEGAPEHWGALDPAYALCASGVNQSPINLTGFIESELEPISLNYTGLATEVVHNGHAIQADYTAGSTMTVNGKTFALKQFHFHTPSENQINGEQFPMEAHFVHADTDGNLAVIAVMYTIGEENTELKKIWQQMPTEAGKKVGMSSQVKAEHLMPENKEYYRFNGSLTTPPCTEGVLWMVMKNPVSVSETQVKQLAEALEHPNNRPVQPVNARPVLQ is encoded by the coding sequence ATGAAGAAGATAATGTCAGCTGTCACGGCAGCGCTGACTTTACTGGCAGGAAATGCCTTGGCCTCCGGTGGACACTGGGGATATACCGGTGAAGGTGCTCCAGAGCATTGGGGGGCATTGGACCCTGCTTATGCGCTCTGTGCCTCCGGGGTAAATCAGTCACCAATCAATTTAACTGGCTTTATTGAGTCTGAGTTAGAGCCTATCAGCTTGAACTATACTGGCCTGGCGACAGAAGTGGTGCATAACGGGCATGCTATCCAAGCCGATTACACGGCGGGCTCAACCATGACTGTGAACGGAAAGACCTTTGCTCTGAAGCAATTTCATTTCCATACTCCCAGTGAAAACCAAATTAACGGTGAGCAATTCCCTATGGAAGCCCATTTTGTCCATGCCGACACTGATGGCAACCTTGCTGTTATCGCGGTGATGTATACTATCGGCGAGGAAAATACTGAGCTGAAAAAGATCTGGCAACAGATGCCGACTGAGGCTGGCAAAAAGGTGGGAATGTCCTCTCAGGTCAAGGCTGAGCATCTGATGCCGGAGAACAAAGAGTATTACCGCTTTAATGGCTCGCTGACCACTCCGCCCTGCACCGAGGGTGTGCTCTGGATGGTTATGAAGAATCCGGTTTCTGTTTCAGAAACGCAAGTCAAACAACTTGCCGAGGCCCTGGAGCATCCCAATAATCGTCCGGTGCAGCCGGTCAATGCCCGCCCGGTTTTGCAGTAG
- a CDS encoding putative DNA binding domain-containing protein codes for MECKRAGGRDGRGELPKDFWETYSAMANSDGGTVLLGISQKGSKFSLSGIERTDKVKQDLFNTANNPSKVSVNLLNNTSVRLLTIEGRSLLQVEIPRANREIRPVYLNGNPLGNTYVRMHEGDQRLSDEAVRRMMAEQTEDSRDARILKGFGLDDLCTESLRVYRQIFNNLKPGHPWNELKTLSFLQRIGAWRMDRESGQDGLTAAGLLMFGYHTTIQEAFPFYMLDYQERPATASEQRWLDRLTLDGTWSGNLYDFYRKVFLKLAEGVKVPFELDGDRRLDESPIHVALREALCNALVHADYSDSIAVLVVKSPAMFEFRNPGMMRIPVELALHGGYADCRNRLLHQMFRYVGIGDQSGSGISKIFSCWHRYHWRAPELFDSRDPCDQTMIRMRMIDLFPQELVVQLRQDFGQAYDSLSHEEQVALAIAVVEHTVTHQRFCVLSKTHPADASRLLHGLVEQGFLEQTGSSRGVVYHLAGTNIPGPEDVFDSPNLDSSSGNLDSSSGNLDSSSGNLDSSSGSLKRDTLGRIFSSTHALPFVDDLDSLESDFLGILKGKAEEPRRKKKISRAVMKAVLLELLNGHFVTISCLAALVHREPTTLRRQYLTRMVREGELEIAFPRTPNDPRQAYTAAKRVQLVDNDEQQQE; via the coding sequence CTGGAGTGCAAACGAGCTGGTGGCCGCGATGGTCGCGGCGAGTTGCCCAAAGATTTCTGGGAAACCTACTCAGCTATGGCCAACAGCGACGGCGGTACGGTGTTGTTGGGCATCAGCCAGAAAGGAAGCAAATTTTCGCTGAGCGGTATCGAAAGGACCGATAAGGTCAAGCAAGACCTCTTCAATACAGCAAACAATCCCAGCAAAGTCAGCGTCAACCTGCTCAATAATACCTCTGTACGTCTCCTGACCATTGAGGGGCGTTCGCTGTTGCAAGTGGAAATTCCCCGTGCCAACCGCGAGATTCGGCCTGTCTACCTGAACGGTAATCCTCTCGGCAATACCTATGTGCGTATGCATGAAGGAGATCAACGATTATCAGACGAGGCTGTTCGGCGGATGATGGCTGAGCAGACCGAGGACAGCCGCGATGCACGTATTCTTAAGGGCTTTGGGCTTGATGATCTATGTACGGAAAGCCTTCGTGTTTATCGACAGATTTTTAATAATTTGAAGCCTGGGCATCCGTGGAACGAGCTGAAAACGCTTTCTTTTCTTCAGAGGATCGGGGCGTGGCGCATGGACAGGGAGAGTGGCCAGGATGGTTTGACAGCAGCGGGTCTGCTGATGTTTGGGTACCACACGACTATTCAGGAGGCATTTCCTTTTTACATGCTTGATTATCAGGAGCGACCGGCAACAGCAAGCGAACAGCGTTGGCTTGATCGGCTCACTCTGGACGGAACATGGTCCGGTAATCTCTACGATTTTTATCGCAAAGTTTTTCTCAAGTTGGCGGAGGGTGTCAAGGTTCCTTTTGAGCTCGATGGTGATAGAAGGCTGGATGAATCACCAATTCATGTTGCTCTCCGGGAGGCGTTATGCAATGCGCTGGTGCATGCTGATTACTCGGATAGCATTGCTGTCTTGGTGGTGAAGTCTCCTGCAATGTTTGAGTTCAGAAATCCTGGCATGATGCGAATCCCTGTGGAGCTAGCCCTGCATGGGGGCTATGCAGATTGCCGTAACCGCCTGCTTCATCAGATGTTTCGTTATGTGGGGATTGGTGATCAATCGGGTTCTGGAATTTCAAAAATTTTCTCCTGCTGGCACAGATACCATTGGCGTGCTCCAGAGCTGTTTGATAGCCGGGATCCTTGTGATCAAACCATGATCCGCATGCGTATGATTGATCTCTTTCCACAGGAGTTGGTTGTGCAATTGCGGCAAGATTTTGGTCAGGCCTATGACTCCTTGTCTCATGAAGAACAGGTGGCTCTTGCCATCGCAGTTGTGGAACACACTGTAACTCATCAACGTTTTTGCGTGCTCAGTAAAACACATCCGGCAGATGCAAGTCGTCTTCTGCATGGGTTAGTGGAGCAGGGATTTCTGGAGCAGACCGGGAGCAGTCGCGGAGTAGTATATCATCTTGCCGGGACGAACATCCCCGGACCAGAGGATGTATTTGACTCCCCGAATTTGGATTCGAGCTCCGGCAATTTGGATTCGAGCTCCGGCAATTTGGATTCGAGCTCCGGCAATTTGGATTCGAGCTCCGGTAGTTTGAAACGTGACACCTTGGGCCGAATTTTTTCATCCACCCATGCATTACCATTCGTGGATGATCTTGATAGTTTGGAGTCGGATTTCCTAGGTATATTGAAGGGGAAGGCCGAGGAGCCAAGAAGAAAGAAAAAGATTTCTCGGGCAGTAATGAAGGCGGTGTTGCTGGAGTTGCTGAACGGGCACTTTGTCACCATCAGCTGTCTTGCTGCATTGGTCCATAGGGAGCCCACAACACTTCGTCGTCAATATTTGACCCGGATGGTCCGAGAAGGCGAGCTGGAAATCGCTTTTCCCCGAACGCCAAATGACCCTCGCCAGGCCTATACCGCAGCAAAGAGAGTACAGCTTGTAGATAATGACGAGCAGCAGCAGGAGTAG
- a CDS encoding biotin/lipoyl-containing protein codes for MTRVTQDMETAAVLKAVREADGYYITNTARDMSQSDYKNRILLHTDLMAASAREKAGYFSLEITGGASVHVDILRKQVDPFLKLELLREAMPNTMFQTLCRGLNLFGYRPYPQNVIRFTVREFAKYVDVWRSFDFMNHVPNMQAVFEEVAKAGKINEPCICFSTGPEHTNEYYVNKVQEILDVTGEEITLCIKNHGGLGTPRRIGELVDAIKQAYPDIIIHYHGHNTDGNDVGRIVEAVMNGAKIVDASDHSFTGFYGPPPILTVIQTLKDLGKTAVGIDEEAVIESSDVIRDERQHYAQFESQIKGFQPTVQIHKLPGGAMGSSLEQAVKGGFLDKMPDILHKELPEVQKELGNYWSVTPGSQILWTTAVSNVQNGRYESPSGDLKNLLLGKYGPFPFYQPAEWIYEKVFGENWKTILEEEGGIDDIGDMDIEQERATLAERLGSEPTEQQLVLYLQHPNDAVNFLKFEEEFGRAYVLPPSIFLRQGGFELGESITFRDHSGKEHMLEVGPVQKTDEGETNVYLNVDHHERVYVFEPEAVQGAQVTVTLSKEEIEELASAGDIRAPFAGNVSAINVKEGQEIAEGDQVMVLEAMKMQTPILSEVAGVVKTISVKIGDALKVGDKLLKIEVTQE; via the coding sequence ATGACACGAGTTACCCAGGACATGGAAACAGCAGCAGTGCTCAAGGCAGTGCGTGAGGCTGATGGCTATTATATTACCAACACGGCTCGGGATATGTCCCAGTCGGACTATAAAAACAGAATTCTGCTGCATACGGATCTGATGGCAGCATCTGCCCGGGAAAAGGCAGGCTACTTCTCCTTGGAGATCACCGGTGGTGCGTCCGTGCATGTGGATATCCTCCGCAAGCAGGTGGACCCCTTCCTCAAGCTGGAGCTGCTGCGTGAGGCCATGCCGAACACCATGTTCCAGACCCTTTGTCGTGGGTTGAATCTGTTTGGCTACCGTCCTTACCCCCAGAATGTGATCCGCTTCACGGTTCGGGAATTTGCCAAGTACGTGGATGTTTGGCGATCCTTTGACTTTATGAACCATGTGCCCAATATGCAGGCGGTTTTTGAAGAGGTAGCCAAGGCTGGCAAGATCAATGAGCCCTGCATCTGTTTTTCTACCGGACCTGAGCATACCAATGAGTATTATGTGAACAAGGTCCAGGAAATCCTGGATGTAACCGGGGAAGAGATCACCCTCTGTATCAAAAATCACGGTGGTTTAGGTACTCCGCGCCGCATCGGTGAGTTGGTGGATGCTATTAAGCAGGCCTATCCAGATATCATTATTCATTACCACGGCCATAATACCGACGGCAACGACGTGGGCCGCATCGTTGAAGCGGTGATGAACGGCGCCAAGATTGTTGATGCCTCTGATCATTCCTTCACCGGTTTCTACGGACCTCCTCCCATCCTGACCGTTATCCAGACCCTGAAGGATCTGGGCAAAACCGCTGTGGGCATTGATGAGGAAGCAGTGATTGAGTCCTCTGACGTTATCCGTGATGAGCGCCAGCACTATGCCCAATTTGAGTCCCAGATCAAAGGCTTCCAGCCCACAGTGCAGATTCATAAACTACCTGGTGGCGCTATGGGCTCCAGTCTGGAGCAGGCAGTCAAAGGTGGCTTCCTGGATAAAATGCCGGATATCCTCCACAAGGAATTGCCTGAGGTACAGAAAGAGTTGGGGAATTACTGGAGTGTAACCCCTGGTTCGCAGATCCTCTGGACCACAGCGGTTTCCAATGTCCAGAACGGACGCTATGAGTCACCGTCCGGAGATCTGAAAAACCTCCTTCTTGGTAAGTATGGTCCCTTCCCCTTTTATCAGCCTGCTGAGTGGATCTATGAGAAGGTCTTTGGCGAGAACTGGAAGACCATCCTGGAGGAAGAGGGCGGTATCGATGATATCGGCGATATGGATATAGAGCAGGAACGTGCTACCTTGGCAGAGCGCTTGGGCTCTGAACCCACTGAGCAGCAGTTGGTGCTGTATCTCCAGCATCCCAATGATGCCGTTAATTTCTTAAAGTTTGAAGAAGAGTTTGGTCGGGCCTATGTCCTGCCTCCGTCCATCTTCCTCCGTCAGGGTGGTTTTGAGCTGGGCGAGAGCATCACCTTTCGCGATCATTCCGGCAAAGAGCATATGCTGGAGGTTGGGCCGGTGCAGAAGACCGACGAGGGGGAGACCAATGTTTATCTGAACGTGGATCACCATGAGCGGGTCTATGTCTTTGAGCCAGAGGCAGTACAGGGTGCCCAGGTAACTGTGACGCTGTCTAAAGAAGAGATTGAAGAGCTGGCCAGCGCTGGCGACATTCGCGCGCCGTTCGCTGGTAATGTCAGTGCAATCAATGTGAAGGAAGGGCAGGAAATTGCTGAAGGTGATCAGGTCATGGTCCTGGAAGCCATGAAGATGCAGACACCGATCCTTTCTGAAGTTGCTGGTGTTGTCAAGACGATCAGCGTCAAGATAGGGGATGCCCTCAAGGTCGGTGATAAGCTCTTAAAAATCGAGGTAACTCAAGAGTAA
- a CDS encoding ISL3 family transposase, translating into MKLLSLAYIKDAARSVKRVCEEMFTEATDSVLTELLGVAALKVNMYCLRLEGVEDVLHLRCSHRDDIAICFRCGTPSEAIHEEKERCVRHLDIWGKRTFLHFFSRRFMCEQCQKPFTESLPFIEKFRRHTKEFERHIYERCKAGCRKKVAIKEKLSQATVKEILNRFARRIPERNSGLFTRVLGIDEISLKKRHRQFVLVISDISSRSILAVLPDRRKDTLEKWLNELTEEQRRAIKFVSIDMWAPYAQAIRTKLPKSRLTVDRFHVMKQLNERLGQMRRKIQRALPDEKKDILKGIRWILVRNREELSTEEESRLTEVLALHPELRELYLIKEEFRCIFERVRSRDKASKFLRAWIWKARVTGNVFLLKFVGTLENWWNEVLNYFVERVTNGFVEGLNNSIRNIIRTAFGYRNFENFRLRVFAEHGVPH; encoded by the coding sequence GTGAAATTGCTTTCTCTTGCTTATATTAAGGATGCGGCCCGGTCTGTAAAACGAGTTTGCGAAGAAATGTTTACCGAGGCAACAGACTCTGTTTTGACAGAACTTCTCGGAGTTGCTGCTTTGAAGGTTAATATGTACTGTTTGCGATTGGAAGGTGTGGAAGATGTGCTTCATCTACGATGCTCTCATCGTGATGATATAGCCATCTGCTTCCGTTGCGGTACTCCTTCCGAAGCAATACATGAAGAAAAGGAGCGTTGCGTCCGACATCTTGATATCTGGGGAAAGAGGACTTTTTTACATTTTTTCTCCCGTCGTTTCATGTGTGAACAGTGTCAAAAACCGTTCACGGAATCATTGCCTTTTATTGAAAAATTTAGAAGACATACTAAGGAATTTGAACGACATATTTATGAACGATGTAAGGCGGGCTGCCGAAAAAAAGTCGCCATAAAAGAGAAATTGAGCCAAGCGACTGTGAAAGAGATTCTCAACCGATTCGCCCGCCGCATACCGGAACGCAATAGCGGCCTATTCACACGGGTACTCGGGATTGATGAAATTTCTCTGAAGAAACGGCATAGGCAATTTGTTCTTGTCATTTCAGATATAAGCAGCAGGAGTATTCTCGCAGTCCTACCGGATCGCCGTAAAGATACTCTCGAAAAATGGCTCAATGAATTAACGGAGGAACAACGCCGGGCGATTAAATTTGTATCTATTGATATGTGGGCACCTTATGCTCAGGCAATTCGCACGAAACTCCCAAAATCTCGGCTTACAGTTGATAGATTTCATGTGATGAAACAGCTGAATGAGCGTTTGGGACAGATGCGTCGTAAAATTCAGCGTGCTCTTCCTGATGAGAAAAAGGACATATTAAAGGGAATACGTTGGATTCTTGTGAGAAACAGGGAAGAACTTTCCACCGAAGAAGAGTCGCGTTTGACCGAGGTGCTTGCCCTCCATCCTGAACTAAGAGAACTCTACCTTATCAAAGAAGAATTTAGGTGTATTTTTGAGCGCGTAAGAAGTCGGGATAAAGCATCGAAGTTCCTAAGAGCCTGGATATGGAAAGCTCGGGTGACAGGAAATGTGTTTCTTTTGAAGTTTGTTGGTACGCTGGAAAATTGGTGGAATGAAGTTTTGAACTATTTTGTCGAGCGGGTTACAAACGGCTTTGTTGAAGGACTCAATAACAGCATAAGAAACATTATTCGTACAGCGTTTGGCTACAGAAATTTTGAAAATTTTAGGCTCCGGGTATTTGCGGAACATGGGGTTCCCCACTAA
- the gap gene encoding type I glyceraldehyde-3-phosphate dehydrogenase, producing the protein MSVKIGINGFGRIGRNIFRALSEDEAFAGIEVVGINDLTDNKTIAHLLKYDSVMGVSRSDIKSSDEGIIVDGRDIPVTSHRSPADIPWKEMGAEYVLECTGLFRDLETAGGHIDAGASKVIISAPAKGGVKTFVMGVNEDEYDPTEHHIVSNASCTTNCLAPVAQVILNNFGIKQGLMTTVHAYTGDQRLLDFPHSDLRRARAAAMSMIPTKTGAASAVALVIPELKNKFDGLAVRVPTPDVSLVDVVIEVERETTVTEVNKALQEADGRFLRYCDEPLVSIDFQGDPHSSIVDSLCTRVLGTTVKIMTWYDNEWGYSNRMLDLVLHMETNKPL; encoded by the coding sequence ATGAGCGTAAAGATAGGTATTAACGGATTTGGGCGCATCGGAAGAAATATCTTTCGGGCCCTTAGTGAAGATGAGGCCTTTGCAGGTATTGAAGTTGTCGGGATCAATGATCTCACTGATAACAAGACCATTGCCCATTTATTGAAATACGACTCGGTTATGGGCGTGAGCCGGTCCGATATCAAGAGCAGTGACGAGGGCATTATTGTTGATGGTCGGGATATCCCGGTCACCAGTCATCGTAGTCCGGCTGATATTCCCTGGAAGGAAATGGGTGCGGAGTACGTCCTTGAATGCACAGGTCTTTTTCGGGATCTGGAAACAGCAGGTGGTCATATTGATGCTGGTGCATCCAAGGTGATTATCTCCGCGCCAGCTAAGGGTGGGGTTAAGACCTTTGTTATGGGCGTTAATGAGGATGAGTACGATCCCACAGAGCATCATATTGTTTCCAATGCCTCCTGTACCACCAACTGTCTTGCACCTGTAGCCCAGGTTATCCTCAATAATTTTGGCATTAAACAGGGACTGATGACCACGGTGCATGCCTATACCGGTGATCAGCGTTTGCTGGATTTCCCGCACTCTGACCTGCGTCGGGCCCGGGCCGCTGCCATGTCCATGATCCCCACCAAGACCGGTGCTGCCTCAGCTGTGGCCCTGGTTATTCCAGAGCTGAAAAACAAATTTGACGGACTGGCTGTCCGGGTTCCCACCCCTGATGTCTCCCTGGTGGACGTGGTTATAGAAGTTGAACGCGAGACCACTGTCACCGAGGTCAATAAGGCCCTTCAGGAGGCAGATGGACGTTTCCTCCGCTATTGCGATGAGCCATTGGTCTCCATTGACTTCCAGGGCGATCCCCATTCTTCCATTGTTGATAGTCTCTGTACCCGCGTTTTGGGTACCACCGTCAAGATCATGACCTGGTATGACAACGAGTGGGGGTACTCCAACCGGATGCTGGATCTGGTCCTGCACATGGAAACAAATAAGCCATTATAA
- a CDS encoding acetyl-CoA carboxylase biotin carboxylase subunit — MKTKILVANRGEIAIRIIRAIQELNYEAIAIYETPDKDSKHIRIADEAVWLGDGPRCDYLNIEKVVKAARKAGATAIHPGYGFLAENADFAKACEDAGIIFIGPSSDTIDKLGNKVMARKIMADAGIPMVPGTNNLKAGDEGLEEAREFGRKYGYPIMLKATSGGGGRGIRRVENEKELGEQYGIARTEAKAAFNDDSVYLEKVVVNPKHIEVQVIADKSGHTVHLGTRDCSIQRRNQKLVEIAPAFQLTPEQQEDISMTAVRAAKAANYFNAGTVEFLFDSDGSYYFMEINTRIQVEHTVSEMITGIDIVRTQIKLALGKELLFNQDDVQLRGHAVEVRINAEDPKNNFMPEGGKTVRVYRSPGGYGVRLDGFCYQGYTIPQVYDSLLVKLTVFGWSWHETVDRLRRCLNNFVISGPKTTIPFFLRLLQEPDFQEGHFDTSFLDTHDGLLDYEEDASEVNKLARLIAEIHQKGENTYAA, encoded by the coding sequence GTGAAAACAAAAATACTTGTTGCTAACCGAGGGGAAATAGCTATCCGGATTATCCGGGCTATCCAGGAATTAAATTACGAAGCCATAGCTATTTATGAGACGCCTGATAAGGATTCTAAACATATACGAATTGCTGATGAGGCAGTCTGGCTTGGCGACGGTCCCCGTTGTGATTATCTGAATATAGAAAAGGTTGTTAAGGCTGCCCGGAAAGCAGGGGCTACAGCAATCCATCCCGGCTATGGATTCTTGGCAGAAAATGCCGATTTTGCCAAGGCCTGTGAAGATGCTGGCATTATCTTTATTGGACCTTCTTCAGATACCATCGATAAACTGGGAAATAAGGTCATGGCCCGTAAGATCATGGCCGATGCTGGTATCCCGATGGTACCCGGCACCAATAACCTGAAGGCTGGTGATGAAGGGCTGGAAGAGGCCAGGGAGTTTGGTCGCAAATACGGATATCCCATCATGCTGAAGGCGACCTCCGGTGGCGGTGGACGCGGTATTCGGCGAGTAGAGAATGAGAAGGAGCTGGGAGAGCAGTATGGCATCGCTCGTACAGAGGCCAAGGCTGCCTTTAACGACGATTCCGTGTACCTGGAAAAAGTGGTTGTTAATCCCAAGCATATTGAGGTCCAGGTTATTGCCGATAAGAGCGGGCATACCGTTCATCTCGGAACCCGCGACTGTTCCATCCAGCGTCGTAACCAAAAGCTGGTCGAAATTGCGCCAGCCTTCCAGCTGACCCCAGAGCAGCAGGAAGATATCAGCATGACCGCTGTACGAGCTGCTAAGGCAGCCAATTACTTTAATGCAGGGACCGTAGAGTTCCTCTTTGACAGTGATGGCAGCTATTATTTCATGGAGATTAATACCCGTATCCAGGTGGAGCACACCGTCTCAGAGATGATCACCGGTATTGATATTGTTCGGACCCAGATCAAGCTGGCCCTGGGCAAAGAGCTGCTCTTTAATCAGGATGACGTACAATTACGTGGTCATGCCGTGGAAGTGCGCATCAATGCCGAAGATCCCAAGAACAACTTTATGCCTGAGGGCGGCAAGACTGTTCGGGTATATCGCTCACCAGGCGGGTATGGGGTGCGTCTGGACGGCTTCTGTTACCAGGGCTACACCATTCCCCAGGTCTATGACTCCTTACTGGTTAAGCTGACCGTCTTTGGCTGGTCCTGGCATGAAACCGTGGATAGGCTCAGGCGCTGTCTGAATAACTTTGTTATCAGCGGTCCCAAGACGACCATTCCTTTTTTCCTCCGTTTGTTGCAAGAGCCTGATTTCCAAGAAGGCCATTTTGATACCTCTTTCCTTGACACCCATGACGGGCTGCTGGATTACGAAGAGGATGCCAGTGAAGTGAATAAGCTGGCCCGTCTGATCGCTGAGATTCATCAGAAAGGTGAAAACACCTATGCGGCGTAG
- a CDS encoding restriction endonuclease subunit S, with the protein MEDEWQTTTLGKIVKDGSGFIQTGPFGSQLHASDYVKDGIPVVMPVNLADNRVNLTDIARITEEDASRLSKHLVKKGDILYSRRGDVTRKALITDSEVGMFCGTGCLLVRPGNKIDPRFLAYHLSSPKNQEWIIRHAIGATMPNLNTGILSDVPLRVPSRALQRAIAHILGSLDDKIKLALRRLVGKVVSLHNWNRYFRYLW; encoded by the coding sequence ATGGAGGATGAGTGGCAAACGACAACCCTAGGAAAAATTGTTAAAGATGGGAGCGGTTTTATTCAAACCGGACCATTTGGTAGTCAGTTGCACGCATCAGACTATGTCAAAGATGGTATTCCTGTGGTCATGCCGGTCAACCTTGCTGATAATAGAGTAAATTTAACTGATATTGCTCGTATTACAGAAGAAGATGCAAGCAGATTATCAAAGCATCTCGTTAAAAAAGGAGATATTCTATATAGTCGACGCGGTGATGTTACACGCAAAGCATTAATTACTGACTCTGAAGTTGGTATGTTTTGCGGTACAGGCTGTCTCTTAGTTCGTCCTGGTAATAAAATTGATCCAAGATTTCTGGCTTACCACTTGAGTTCTCCCAAAAATCAGGAGTGGATAATACGGCATGCTATAGGGGCTACAATGCCGAATTTAAATACAGGAATCCTCTCTGACGTCCCTCTTCGGGTTCCAAGCCGAGCTCTTCAACGTGCCATCGCTCACATCCTGGGCAGCCTCGACGACAAAATAAAACTGGCTCTTCGTAGATTAGTGGGGAAAGTAGTCTCTCTACATAATTGGAATAGATATTTTAGGTACCTCTGGTAA
- a CDS encoding restriction endonuclease subunit S, with protein sequence MGFPTNLRRAIKLNRQMNATLEAMAQALFKSWFVDFDPVIDKALAAGNPIPEPLRKKVEARQALGDKRKPLPADVAQYFSDRFVFSEEMGWVPEGWKESSVGQEFNITMGQSPPGSTYNEDGEGIPFFQGRTDFGFRYPANRIYCTAPKRFAAKGDSLVSVRAPVGDVNIAASDCCIGRGLSALRHKSGSQSFTYYSMLQLREYFNVYEAEGTVFGSINQKDFKLLPQVRVLSELVREFDMYGGYIDRKIGINNKNIIQLEAVRDTLLPKLLSGQLRIPDAEKLIKEAMP encoded by the coding sequence ATGGGGTTCCCCACTAATCTACGAAGAGCCATAAAACTCAACCGCCAGATGAACGCCACCCTGGAAGCGATGGCCCAAGCCCTGTTCAAGAGCTGGTTCGTTGATTTCGACCCAGTCATCGATAAGGCCTTGGCCGCTGGCAATCCCATTCCTGAACCGCTACGTAAAAAGGTCGAGGCCCGCCAGGCGCTAGGTGATAAGCGCAAACCGCTACCCGCTGACGTTGCTCAGTATTTTTCTGATCGTTTTGTTTTCAGCGAGGAAATGGGCTGGGTGCCAGAAGGGTGGAAGGAAAGTTCTGTCGGGCAAGAGTTTAACATAACAATGGGACAGTCTCCACCAGGTAGTACATATAACGAGGATGGCGAGGGAATACCTTTTTTTCAGGGGCGTACAGATTTTGGATTTCGATATCCAGCAAATCGGATTTATTGCACTGCTCCAAAACGATTTGCTGCAAAAGGAGATTCGCTTGTCAGTGTTCGAGCTCCTGTAGGAGATGTGAACATAGCAGCTTCAGATTGCTGCATTGGGCGGGGCCTTAGTGCGTTAAGACATAAATCAGGAAGCCAATCTTTCACATATTACTCCATGCTTCAGCTGCGTGAATACTTCAATGTATACGAGGCGGAAGGAACTGTTTTTGGGAGTATCAATCAAAAAGATTTCAAGTTGCTGCCGCAGGTTAGAGTCCTTTCTGAGTTGGTGAGAGAATTTGATATGTATGGTGGATATATAGATAGAAAAATTGGTATAAACAATAAAAATATTATACAGTTAGAAGCTGTTCGCGACACCCTCCTCCCCAAACTCCTCTCCGGCCAACTCCGCATCCCGGATGCGGAAAAACTGATCAAGGAAGCCATGCCATGA